The Miscanthus floridulus cultivar M001 unplaced genomic scaffold, ASM1932011v1 os_1664_1_2, whole genome shotgun sequence DNA window ATCTTAATATATGCAGAGTGCTTTAGCAAGAGATTTAGAAGCCAATATTCAAAGTTACTACAATTTTGATTCAAACATTGTAAACCCCAATTATACTAATGAGGTAAATAAAAATTGCAGTTATTACATATTAATAAAACTACAATTGCAATGCTACAAACTTGTAATTTAGACTATTCCTAATTGCAACTACTGATATTTGAGTTTCTTTTAGTTTGTTTGTAATGAACAAGATAGTTCATCAGCACTACTAGACTACAACTGTTATGGACAGGATAGTCTTCTTCATATGCAGGGTGCGTCCGAAAGAGAAGTGGAATTCAATCCTGAGAGCTACTACATGTTTCATACAAACATTGAAAATGCCAACAATACTCATGAGGTAAAAAGGAATTCAACTTATAACACATATTGTCAGTGTGACATATATAAGTTTGTCAAACCCTAtgcaaaaaatataataataataatgcagCAGGCACTACAAGTTTGACTTACTTTGTCTTGCTTCAATGTGTTATTCTACTACTTTGTCTTCCTCTCTATCTCCTTGGCATTTGACTGACCTCATGTTGTAACAGCAGAGCTCGATACCACCAGTGAACTACAGTAGCTATGGACAAGAACAAGAAATGTAGAGACAAGAAGTGAGATTCCTAAAACTCGTATTTcaccattttttaaaaaaatgggtACTAACAAAAGAACTAAGATTTTATTGAAATGGTGAACCCCAAAATTTGCAGGTGATCATGTCACCAGGAGGAACAAGTTATGTACTATCATAGGGCGGATCAAGCTATACAAGCCTTATGAACCAAGTCATAGCTCAGGCTAAATCTTCAAATCAGAATTATGAAGAATTTTTGTCATCTAAAATGACAGGAAGTTTCATGGACATACTCAATGAGCAATTTCCACTAGAGGTATTTACTTGTTCTCTACATATACAGCTAAATTACTTTGTTTGCTACAATACAAGATGAAATATCTAACAGTACACCTTTTCCCTTACCGGTGAAAACAGAACCGGATGTTCATCACTACCAGCAGAATCTATGAGCCGCCACAAGATGATGCAGACGGCCTGCAAAACGAAGAATCAGAAGCAGTACCAGAGTTTACAAATGAAGAAAACATGGTACATGAGGAAAGACAAGATGAACAAGGCAGTGAAGGGGAGCAAGATACAGAGGGCAACATGACAAAACAACATCTAGTAGCAAGTGAAGAACAAGATGAAGAAGAGCTCAGGGCAATTTAGATTGAAAGCCAAAGTATTATGGCAGCTGAGCGTTTGTCTCAGGAACATGCTAGTAGGCATGTTCCTCAGCTAGGCATGAAATTCAAAACAACAGAAGATACGTACAGTTTCTACAATGACTACGCATTTATAGTCGGGTTTTCAATGGTCAAATGGCACACATACAAGTGCCAAGACAAGAAAGATCACAACTATAGCCAGGTTACAAGGGTCACATACAAGTGTAACTTGTCTGGTAAGAGAAAGGAGGAGGATAGCACTAATGTTTCAGGAGTACGAAGCACAAGAAACAACAAAAGGAAGTTTTCTGTTTCAGGAGTCCAAAGCGcaagaaagaacaaaaagaagatttctaGTACACCGCCAACACCTAATCATGTGCCAAACAAAAGGAAAATAAGTATGCTTGTACCAACCGAGTGCCCCGCTGAACTTGTTGTCACACTACAGAATGGAGAATGGACAATAACCAGGTTGAATCTTGAGCATAATCATGCGTTTGCAAGCAAGGATCAGAAGAATAAACTGTTTTCACAAATTAGGATGACTGAAATGGAGAAGGAACTTATTGCAACATTCAACAAAGTGAACCTACTAGATAGGAAGATTATGGCAGTCCTATCTTATATAAGAGGGGATGTCACTCCATACAACAAGAAACATATCAGCAACGAGAAGACAAAGATAAATAAGGCAACATCGGATAATGACATGCAGCAAGTGTATGACTGGTTCTCTAAGAAACAGGCTGAGGACCCAATGTTCTTCTACAAGTTTTCCATAGATGAAAACAACAAagtgaaaaacattttcaagtcTAATGGTACAAGCAGAAGGTACTATGAGGAATTTGGAGATTGCATCAGTTTTGATACAACCTACAACACAAACAAGTACTCCCTCAAGTTTGCACCAATTGTTCGTATTACAGGTCATGGGGACAATTGCCTGTTTGGCTGCGCTTTCATAATGGATGAAACTACAGAAACTTTTGAGTGGTTGTTTCAGACAATGCTGACTTGTATGGGAGGAAAGCACCCTAAAACTATAATCACTGACCAGGACCTAGGAATGAAGGCTGCTATCAGAAACATTCTACTGGACACTATTCATCGGAACTGCTTCTTCCACATTATGAAGAAAGTTCAGGAGAAAGGTGGCAGGATATTTTCATTGGAAAGGAATAAGAAGCTACATGACGATCTCTTTGACATTCTTAGGAACTCATTGACCGAAACAGAGTTTGAGTACTTGTGCAAGAAGTTGCCACAAACATACGATGTCGGTGGCTTCAGATACCTTGATGACATGTGGTCTAATAGGGAAAATTTTGTTCCATGTTACTTCAAGAAGCATTTCTTCCCTTTCATCAACTCTACAGCGAGAAGTGAAGGCACAAATGCATTATTCAAACTGGATGTCACACCAAGGTATAGTATTATGAGATTTATGAATGAGTTCCAAAGAATTTCAGATACAACAGAAAAGAATCAAGCAGAACAGGACTTTGAAACCAGATCAATGCCTTGGTTGAGTACGGCATATGAGTTCGAAAGGCAGGCTGCAAGGTTGTACAACATAAAGATATTCTTCAAGTTTCAAAAGGAGCTCATATTGGCAACAAAGTATGAGGCTCAAGAACTCCAGAAAGATAAAGTTTATGCAGTGTTAAAATTAGAGTACCATAGGCAGTTTGAGTTCAGAACAAGGAGATACATTGTGATAGTAGACTTGACACAGAAAACTATAGATGTCTATGTTGCAAATTTGAAAAAGATGGTATAATATGCTGCCATATCATCAAGGTGCTCATAAACCTAAATATAGCTTAGCTAGATGATAGTTATTTCATTGAAAGATGGAGGGCTAAAGAGAGGAAACAGTTGACAAGGCATAATACTGTACCAGAAATAGAGATTGAGAAGAGCAGGCCATTGAGGCACAACATATTGTCAAACAAGTTGAGCAATATTGCTTTAGATGGATCAAGAACAATGGAAACATTCAACTATGTTCTAGAAGAAGCCGAGCGAATGCAAAGAAAACTCAATGAACCAGCAGATGAAGTCAGACTGCAACAATCACAATCTATTCAACAAAGTGGTACTAATGTTTTGCAAGATGCTAATGATGCAGTCAGACTACCTCAAATAGAATCAGCTCAAGAAAGTGATACAATGCTTTTGCAAGACCCTAATAATGCTCAGAAAAGAGGAAGGCCCAAGAAAGTGACCAGGCAAATAGGAATAGTTGAGGACATCAGAAGCAAAGCAAAAAGCAACTTTACCTGTACACACTGTTGTGAAGGAGGGCATAACATCAAGACATGCCAAAAAAAACATCTTCCTCTTGTGCc harbors:
- the LOC136534202 gene encoding protein FAR1-RELATED SEQUENCE 5-like, which produces MEKELIATFNKVNLLDRKIMAVLSYIRGDVTPYNKKHISNEKTKINKATSDNDMQQVYDWFSKKQAEDPMFFYKFSIDENNKVKNIFKSNGTSRRYYEEFGDCISFDTTYNTNKYSLKFAPIVRITGHGDNCLFGCAFIMDETTETFEWLFQTMLTCMGGKHPKTIITDQDLGMKAAIRNILLDTIHRNCFFHIMKKVQEKGGRIFSLERNKKLHDDLFDILRNSLTETEFEYLCKKLPQTYDVGGFRYLDDMWSNRENFVPCYFKKHFFPFINSTARSEGTNALFKLDVTPRYSIMRFMNEFQRISDTTEKNQAEQDFETRSMPWLSTAYEFERQAARLYNIKIFFKFQKELILATKYEAQELQKDKVYAVLKLEYHRQFEFRTRRYIVIVDLTQKTIDVYVANLKKMEMLTTPINSSSASAASKPKKGKVKN